The following are from one region of the Simiduia agarivorans SA1 = DSM 21679 genome:
- a CDS encoding EamA family transporter, producing the protein MSNRDLLIVVALMALWGLNFSAIQLGVDQINPLLLTAARFFCAVIPAILFVPRPAVAWRYLVAYGLSFGVGIWGMMTLAMDMGLSPGMAGLLLQLNIVSGLALGWWLFGEVITAQKIAGAGLALAGLLLTLLLTDGSVSWAGLGLAMIAAQCWSLMGVTVKKANTDKVFAFGVWGMAFAPLPLVLLAWGWFGAEVFYQLPDRFNGRALFSILFQAWPTTLLGYWLWNRLNRRYPMSLVAPFTLLVPLFGFLGSVVFYGEQLGPVKIAACVLILTGLAIGQGWVKLPVGRRQPV; encoded by the coding sequence ATGTCGAATCGGGACTTATTGATTGTTGTGGCGTTAATGGCGCTGTGGGGGCTTAACTTTTCTGCCATCCAATTGGGGGTGGACCAGATTAATCCGTTGCTGCTGACGGCGGCGCGGTTTTTCTGTGCCGTTATTCCCGCCATTCTGTTTGTGCCGCGCCCCGCGGTGGCCTGGCGTTATCTGGTGGCCTATGGCCTGAGTTTCGGTGTGGGCATCTGGGGCATGATGACGCTGGCGATGGATATGGGATTATCCCCGGGCATGGCAGGCCTGCTATTGCAGCTCAATATTGTTTCGGGTCTGGCGCTGGGATGGTGGCTGTTCGGAGAGGTGATAACAGCGCAAAAAATCGCCGGTGCCGGGCTGGCGCTGGCCGGTTTGCTGCTGACGCTGTTGCTGACCGACGGCTCCGTCAGTTGGGCAGGCCTGGGGCTCGCCATGATTGCCGCCCAGTGTTGGAGCCTGATGGGGGTAACGGTTAAAAAGGCCAATACCGACAAGGTATTTGCGTTTGGCGTCTGGGGCATGGCATTCGCGCCTTTGCCGCTGGTGCTGCTGGCCTGGGGCTGGTTTGGCGCCGAGGTGTTTTATCAATTGCCAGACAGGTTTAACGGGCGCGCGCTGTTTTCCATTTTGTTTCAGGCCTGGCCCACCACCTTATTGGGATATTGGCTGTGGAACAGACTCAACCGTCGTTACCCCATGTCGCTGGTGGCGCCGTTTACCTTGCTGGTGCCACTGTTTGGCTTTCTGGGCAGCGTGGTGTTTTACGGTGAGCAACTGGGCCCGGTAAAAATTGCGGCCTGCGTGTTGATTCTTACCGGCCTGGCCATCGGGCAGGGTTGGGTGAAGCTGCCGGTCGGGCGCCGGCAGCCCGTGTAA
- a CDS encoding 6-carboxytetrahydropterin synthase, translated as MLLFVDQLTNADFSYLHPERGLLGETWLASIQLEGQLDDQSMVCDFGRVKKQVRTFLDDRIDHCLLVPTRSPNLTWAEQDGQIKLEWRFGDTQLRCRSPKSAIALIDADQITPSTVAHWCEQQLRHAFGDGVARLTMAFEEEAISGAFYHYSHGLKKHDGNCQRIAHGHRSRIQIWRNGVKDSGLEQYWADLWKDIYIGTRDDIIGQPDPLIDFRYQAQQGDFFLSMPAKHCYLVDSDTTVECLAEHIASSLAEQNPGDSIRVQAYEGVNKGAIVQKKAGA; from the coding sequence ATGCTGTTATTTGTTGACCAACTCACCAATGCCGACTTCAGCTACCTGCACCCTGAGCGCGGGCTGTTGGGCGAGACCTGGCTGGCCAGTATCCAGCTGGAGGGTCAGTTGGACGACCAGAGCATGGTGTGTGATTTCGGCCGCGTCAAAAAGCAGGTTCGCACTTTTCTCGACGACCGGATTGATCATTGCCTGCTGGTTCCCACCCGCTCTCCGAACCTGACCTGGGCGGAACAGGATGGTCAGATCAAACTGGAGTGGCGCTTTGGTGATACCCAGTTGCGTTGCCGCTCACCCAAGTCCGCCATCGCGCTGATTGACGCTGATCAGATAACACCCTCCACGGTTGCACACTGGTGCGAACAACAATTGCGGCACGCGTTTGGTGATGGGGTCGCCAGGTTAACTATGGCGTTTGAAGAGGAAGCTATCAGCGGCGCCTTCTACCACTATTCCCATGGCCTGAAGAAGCATGATGGCAACTGCCAACGTATTGCCCACGGCCACCGTTCACGTATTCAGATCTGGCGTAACGGGGTCAAGGACAGCGGTCTCGAGCAGTACTGGGCGGATCTATGGAAGGATATTTATATCGGCACGCGTGACGACATAATCGGCCAACCGGACCCGCTGATCGATTTCCGCTACCAGGCACAGCAAGGTGATTTTTTTCTGTCCATGCCCGCAAAGCATTGCTACCTGGTGGATTCAGACACCACCGTAGAATGCCTGGCCGAACACATTGCCAGCTCGCTTGCCGAGCAGAACCCGGGCGACAGTATCCGGGTGCAGGCCTATGAAGGTGTCAACAAAGGCGCCATCGTCCAGAAAAAAGCCGGCGCTTAA
- a CDS encoding PLP-dependent aminotransferase family protein, producing the protein MQYKRLANNLQRQIQQGQLTAGDKLPALRSLAQQHQVSMTTAVNCYQWLEAGGWIQAVPQSGFYVKGAPQTSNPPAPLPFTAVAVKANRAVEIPGLPLGPLGISRLAPELLPTQALQRAMKRALQRLGNGLHDYPPRAGAAALREALAQHLRHYQLYPEADDLHITHGCLDAVRQALEVCTRPGDTVAISSPCFNGLLELLASLDRQVLEIPGTREGVDLIQLEQHLAAGDVQACLLSSSHLNPQGICLSVNQKQQLATMAARYQIPMIEDDIYLELDTRPDAAIPAKHFDRDGWILWCGSVSKSLGASLRLGWCWPGRFAPQWRERQSHQHYGVNLHAQLALADLINTGDYSRHLNRLKPTLASQLRQYRQVISQHLPQARISDPTGGCVLWVQVPGLDSQLLAERAYAQHIDLRPGELFSSRGFYRDCFRINAGFPLVDNDGKETDAARQLRTVLALV; encoded by the coding sequence ATGCAATACAAACGGCTCGCCAACAATCTTCAACGCCAGATTCAGCAGGGTCAGCTCACAGCCGGCGACAAACTGCCAGCCCTGCGCAGCCTCGCCCAACAGCACCAGGTGAGCATGACCACGGCGGTGAACTGCTACCAATGGCTGGAAGCCGGCGGATGGATTCAGGCGGTACCGCAATCCGGCTTCTATGTGAAAGGCGCGCCTCAGACCAGCAATCCGCCCGCCCCCCTGCCCTTTACTGCCGTGGCAGTAAAAGCCAACCGGGCGGTGGAAATCCCGGGCCTGCCCTTGGGGCCTTTGGGGATTTCGAGACTGGCACCAGAACTGTTGCCCACACAGGCTTTGCAGCGCGCCATGAAGCGCGCCCTCCAACGATTGGGTAACGGCTTGCATGACTACCCGCCGCGCGCGGGCGCCGCCGCATTGCGGGAGGCCCTGGCCCAACACCTGCGACACTACCAGCTCTACCCCGAGGCCGATGACCTGCACATCACCCATGGTTGTCTGGATGCCGTACGCCAGGCACTGGAAGTCTGTACCCGACCTGGCGATACCGTGGCCATCAGCTCGCCCTGTTTTAATGGCCTGCTGGAACTGCTCGCGAGCCTGGATCGGCAGGTGCTGGAAATTCCCGGCACCCGGGAAGGCGTGGACCTGATACAACTTGAACAGCACCTGGCCGCCGGAGACGTGCAGGCCTGCCTGCTCTCCAGCAGCCACCTGAATCCGCAGGGGATCTGTCTGTCGGTTAACCAGAAGCAGCAATTAGCTACCATGGCCGCGCGCTACCAGATTCCCATGATCGAAGACGATATTTACCTGGAGCTGGACACCCGGCCAGACGCCGCCATTCCCGCCAAACACTTCGACCGCGACGGCTGGATACTCTGGTGCGGTAGCGTGTCCAAAAGCCTGGGCGCCAGCCTCCGGTTGGGCTGGTGCTGGCCCGGCCGCTTTGCTCCGCAATGGCGCGAACGGCAAAGCCATCAGCACTACGGCGTGAACCTGCACGCCCAGTTGGCCTTAGCTGACCTGATCAACACCGGCGACTACTCGCGTCATCTCAATCGCCTGAAACCCACACTCGCCAGCCAGCTTCGTCAATACCGGCAGGTGATCAGCCAGCACCTGCCCCAGGCCCGCATCAGCGATCCCACTGGCGGCTGCGTACTCTGGGTGCAAGTGCCGGGATTGGATAGCCAATTGCTGGCAGAACGTGCGTATGCGCAGCACATAGACCTGCGGCCAGGCGAGCTGTTCAGCAGCCGCGGGTTTTATCGGGATTGCTTTCGTATCAACGCGGGCTTTCCGTTAGTGGACAATGATGGAAAAGAAACGGATGCAGCGCGACAATTGCGTACAGTGCTGGCATTGGTCTAG
- a CDS encoding acyl-CoA dehydrogenase family protein, with product MNYLADTHAVENQSGALENISLLESDKALLQFTQHLSTPQKTGLTAFGELAGSARYLQLGFDANAHKPQFKTHNRFGERVDEVSFHPAYHQLMQSAMQHQLHCSPWQATDTNAHQHRAAMYYQQTQVEAGHGCPITMTFAARPTLLKQPNITADWIKGTSSTQYDASNRPWYQKTGLTLGMAMTEKQGGSDVRANTTRAYPVGQPGSGEMYELVGHKYFVSAPMSDGFLVLAYVEDRLSCFLVPRWRPDGSKNPLQIQQLKNKMGNVSNASSEAELRGALGWLIGDEGRGVANILEMVALTRFDCMIGSAAGQRAATAQAIHHCSRRAAFGAKLIDQPLMQKVLADLALESEASLALAVRMAQCLDNPTPVNQALLRVGTAVGKYWICKRTPGHAYEAMECIGGMGVMEDGPMARLYREAPINAIWEGSGNVQCLDLMRILKKHPDCLEALWADWSRFPALTALQNQLHKQFQSSERELLTHGRLLMQKLALGSSAAALMHMQSPLADAFIQSRLVAPELGLYGSLPASVDCGAIIRRAAPHH from the coding sequence ATGAATTATTTGGCCGATACACACGCGGTAGAGAACCAATCCGGTGCGCTGGAAAATATCTCGCTGCTGGAATCTGACAAGGCGTTATTACAGTTCACGCAACATTTATCGACGCCACAAAAAACCGGGCTCACGGCGTTTGGTGAGCTGGCGGGGTCCGCGCGCTACCTGCAATTGGGTTTTGACGCCAACGCCCACAAACCCCAATTCAAAACCCACAACCGTTTTGGCGAGCGCGTGGATGAAGTCAGTTTTCATCCGGCCTATCACCAGCTCATGCAGTCGGCCATGCAGCACCAATTGCATTGCAGCCCCTGGCAGGCAACAGACACCAACGCCCATCAACACCGGGCGGCCATGTACTACCAACAGACGCAGGTGGAAGCCGGTCACGGCTGCCCGATCACCATGACCTTTGCTGCCCGACCCACGCTGCTCAAACAACCCAACATCACGGCCGACTGGATCAAGGGCACCTCATCAACCCAGTACGATGCAAGCAACCGCCCCTGGTACCAGAAAACCGGTCTCACGCTCGGCATGGCCATGACCGAAAAACAAGGGGGCTCCGATGTGCGCGCCAACACCACCCGGGCCTATCCCGTTGGCCAACCGGGCAGTGGCGAAATGTATGAATTGGTGGGCCACAAGTATTTTGTTTCCGCGCCCATGAGCGACGGTTTTTTGGTGTTAGCCTATGTGGAAGATCGGCTTTCGTGCTTTCTGGTGCCGCGCTGGCGCCCTGACGGCAGCAAAAATCCGCTGCAAATCCAGCAACTGAAAAACAAAATGGGCAATGTATCCAACGCCAGCTCGGAAGCCGAATTGCGCGGCGCACTCGGTTGGCTGATTGGCGATGAAGGCCGGGGTGTGGCCAACATTCTGGAAATGGTCGCGCTCACCCGCTTCGATTGCATGATCGGTTCGGCGGCCGGCCAACGGGCGGCCACGGCGCAAGCCATTCATCACTGCAGTCGCCGCGCCGCCTTTGGCGCGAAACTGATCGATCAACCGCTGATGCAAAAGGTGCTGGCCGATCTGGCGCTGGAAAGCGAAGCCTCGCTCGCGCTTGCGGTGCGTATGGCCCAGTGCCTGGACAATCCCACGCCGGTTAATCAGGCACTGCTGCGCGTGGGCACAGCAGTGGGTAAATACTGGATTTGCAAACGCACACCGGGCCACGCTTACGAAGCCATGGAATGCATTGGCGGCATGGGCGTGATGGAAGACGGCCCCATGGCCAGGCTTTATCGCGAAGCACCCATCAATGCCATCTGGGAAGGCTCCGGCAATGTGCAATGCCTGGACCTGATGCGCATTCTGAAAAAACACCCGGACTGCCTGGAGGCACTCTGGGCCGATTGGTCCCGTTTTCCGGCACTCACCGCGCTGCAAAACCAGCTGCACAAACAATTCCAGAGCAGTGAACGGGAACTACTGACACACGGCCGGCTTTTGATGCAGAAGCTTGCATTGGGCAGCAGCGCCGCCGCACTCATGCACATGCAATCGCCGTTAGCCGATGCGTTTATTCAAAGCCGTTTGGTCGCACCCGAACTCGGCCTGTATGGTTCCCTGCCCGCCAGCGTGGATTGTGGTGCGATTATCCGTCGCGCCGCACCACACCACTGA
- a CDS encoding sensor histidine kinase, with protein MQKFFQWAVYGALDPGLLDEVQARQQRLLRYTQWLLISLILIFWVMAWVQWVPVRLVGLSIALGLSLWGLLAVNWHRVAPHLSMAAVGVAIVIGCYSNGGLGSVASAWLLYLPLIAGVMGGMALAKVWIGVDIAIMLTLWGLSASGFVFPDLTPEYFKQRQDTLQQFVQLVGVVLALAGLIGQVEASEQAMKATIRSLKEEMRARVIAEQTAGAALARQQAFFTSMSHELRTPLNAIIGFARMLMQRKEGAAFSARDLDSVARIKTNGMDLLALVNQLLALRKSGDSEGLLHRETVDLGTLLAQVCGDLRSLVRKGVALQVKTAAPVTLETDTGLLHRILVNLVGNALKFTGQGSVTVGLEARENYVVISVTDTGPGIAEEDVAVLFEPFTRGVGREETEGSGLGLALSQQWAGMLGGTITVESTYGSGSRFCLELPLQ; from the coding sequence TTGCAAAAATTTTTTCAGTGGGCGGTTTATGGCGCGCTAGATCCGGGCCTGCTTGACGAAGTGCAGGCCAGGCAACAACGCCTGTTGCGCTATACCCAATGGCTACTCATCAGTTTGATCCTGATTTTCTGGGTTATGGCCTGGGTTCAGTGGGTGCCGGTCCGTCTTGTGGGGCTGTCGATTGCGCTCGGGTTGTCGCTTTGGGGGCTGCTGGCGGTGAATTGGCACCGGGTCGCGCCTCACCTGAGTATGGCGGCTGTCGGCGTCGCCATTGTTATTGGCTGTTACTCCAATGGTGGCTTGGGCAGTGTCGCTTCCGCCTGGCTCTTATATCTCCCCTTGATTGCCGGCGTGATGGGAGGGATGGCTTTAGCCAAGGTTTGGATTGGCGTCGATATTGCGATTATGTTGACCCTGTGGGGGTTGTCCGCCTCGGGTTTTGTCTTTCCCGACCTCACACCCGAGTATTTCAAGCAAAGGCAGGACACGTTACAGCAGTTTGTTCAGCTTGTTGGTGTGGTGTTGGCGTTGGCCGGATTGATTGGGCAAGTGGAAGCGTCGGAACAGGCCATGAAGGCAACGATCCGTTCCCTCAAAGAAGAAATGCGGGCCCGGGTCATTGCAGAACAAACCGCTGGCGCAGCACTGGCGCGCCAGCAGGCGTTTTTTACGTCCATGAGTCATGAACTCCGCACCCCCCTGAACGCCATCATCGGTTTCGCCCGCATGTTGATGCAGCGAAAAGAGGGAGCTGCATTCAGCGCCCGGGATCTGGATTCTGTTGCCCGGATAAAAACCAACGGTATGGATTTACTGGCGTTGGTGAATCAATTGTTAGCACTTCGCAAAAGCGGTGATAGTGAGGGGCTGCTTCATCGGGAAACGGTTGACCTCGGTACGCTATTGGCGCAGGTGTGTGGTGATCTCCGTTCTTTGGTGCGCAAGGGGGTGGCTTTACAGGTGAAAACAGCTGCACCCGTTACTCTGGAAACTGACACAGGCTTATTGCACCGGATTCTGGTTAATCTGGTGGGAAATGCGCTGAAATTTACCGGGCAGGGCAGCGTGACGGTCGGGTTGGAAGCGCGGGAGAATTACGTCGTCATCAGTGTGACCGATACCGGCCCGGGTATTGCTGAAGAGGATGTGGCGGTGCTGTTTGAGCCTTTTACCCGCGGTGTAGGGCGCGAGGAAACAGAAGGCAGCGGTTTAGGGCTGGCATTGTCGCAACAGTGGGCAGGGATGTTGGGGGGCACCATTACCGTCGAATCAACCTACGGCAGTGGCAGTCGTTTTTGTCTGGAGCTTCCCTTGCAATAG
- a CDS encoding permease, which yields MNPELLAMLSEAATLFVWLGLELTLLFLVISFLVGVLQEWIPAKRVQATLGASGGRGYFWAAMLGGLTPFCSCSTIPMLAGLLKARASFGPVITFLLTSPLLNPIVLGLFLVTFGLEVTLFYATFALSVAIAMGYLLASLGFDRYIRPGVFGRSPSCAEPAVVNGNADSTGCCSQVQPSGVSIDAGGCCVVAPVVVAPLAGRWLRIWQESWSQFTRLMPYLFVGVALGAFTYGFLPTELIARYAGADNPLAIPVAAVVGVPLYIRAATVIPLSAALVAKGMSMGAVMALIIGSAGASLTEVVLLRSLFRWQMIAVFVAVIFGMAVVAGYGYQLVF from the coding sequence ATGAACCCTGAACTTTTGGCAATGCTGTCTGAAGCCGCAACCCTGTTTGTATGGCTAGGTCTTGAGCTCACACTGCTGTTTTTAGTGATCAGTTTTTTGGTGGGCGTGCTTCAGGAGTGGATTCCTGCCAAGCGGGTGCAAGCCACACTGGGGGCTAGTGGCGGGCGTGGCTATTTTTGGGCTGCGATGCTTGGTGGGCTGACCCCGTTTTGCAGTTGTTCGACCATCCCGATGTTGGCTGGCCTGTTGAAGGCGCGCGCCAGTTTCGGGCCGGTCATCACGTTCTTGCTCACCTCGCCGCTGCTCAACCCGATTGTTCTGGGGCTGTTTCTGGTAACGTTTGGCCTTGAGGTGACGCTTTTCTATGCGACCTTTGCGTTAAGTGTTGCCATCGCCATGGGTTACCTTTTGGCTTCACTTGGGTTTGATCGGTATATCCGCCCCGGGGTATTTGGGCGCTCACCTTCCTGTGCTGAACCCGCAGTCGTCAATGGAAACGCAGACTCAACGGGTTGCTGTAGCCAGGTTCAGCCGTCGGGTGTAAGCATCGATGCAGGCGGTTGTTGTGTTGTTGCGCCCGTTGTGGTGGCGCCACTGGCGGGCCGTTGGTTGCGTATCTGGCAGGAATCGTGGAGCCAGTTTACCCGCCTGATGCCCTACCTGTTTGTGGGCGTTGCATTGGGCGCGTTCACCTACGGTTTTCTGCCAACGGAGCTGATTGCCCGCTATGCCGGGGCAGATAATCCGCTCGCGATACCCGTCGCCGCTGTAGTGGGCGTGCCTTTGTATATCCGGGCGGCTACTGTGATTCCACTGTCTGCCGCGCTGGTGGCAAAAGGTATGAGCATGGGAGCGGTGATGGCATTGATCATCGGGAGTGCTGGCGCGAGTCTTACCGAGGTGGTATTGCTCAGGTCTTTATTCCGTTGGCAAATGATCGCAGTCTTTGTCGCGGTGATTTTCGGCATGGCCGTAGTGGCGGGCTATGGCTATCAACTGGTTTTTTAA
- the gltX gene encoding glutamate--tRNA ligase has protein sequence MTIRTRIAPSPTGDPHVGTAYIALFNYCFAKSQGGQFLLRIEDTDQVRSTRESEQAILDSLRWLGLDWDEGPDVGGPHGPYRQSDRSEIYQTYCDELLAKGHAFKCYRTPEELDALRDARREQGGFAALKPSELALPADEVAKREAAGMPYVIRMVVPEGEGPCPIEDMLRGTIELDWGQVDAQVLLKSDGLPTYHLANVVDDHLMGITHVLRGEEWINSAPKHKLLYEYFGWDMPVLCHLPLLRNPDKSKLSKRKNPTSILYYKDMGYLPEGLLNYLGRMGWSMPDESEKFTLEQMIANFDIMRVSLGGPIFDVEKLDWLNGLWIRENLSEEQLAERLHHWAFNKERLMQLLPFAQTRMNKLSDFAPLMAFMAAGQLPISQASFADLKMEEDQLKAVLQFALWRLEALRTWERDAIFNELKTLAGQMDIKVKDFLAPLFIAIAGTTASFSVMDSMTLLGPDMSRARIRHALNSVFGEIGKKQAKKLEKAYELLGN, from the coding sequence ATGACCATCCGCACGCGCATTGCCCCGTCGCCCACTGGTGACCCCCATGTGGGCACGGCCTACATCGCCTTGTTCAACTACTGTTTCGCCAAGAGTCAGGGCGGCCAGTTCCTGTTGCGTATTGAAGACACGGATCAGGTGCGCAGTACCCGGGAATCCGAGCAGGCCATCCTCGACAGCCTGCGCTGGCTGGGGCTGGATTGGGACGAGGGTCCGGACGTGGGCGGGCCGCACGGGCCCTACCGGCAGTCTGATCGCAGCGAAATCTACCAGACGTACTGCGACGAGCTGCTTGCCAAAGGGCATGCGTTCAAATGCTACCGCACACCCGAAGAACTGGATGCCCTGCGCGACGCGCGCCGGGAGCAGGGCGGCTTTGCCGCACTCAAACCCTCAGAGTTGGCGTTGCCGGCAGATGAGGTGGCCAAACGTGAAGCCGCAGGCATGCCCTATGTGATCCGCATGGTGGTGCCCGAGGGCGAAGGCCCTTGCCCCATCGAGGATATGCTGCGTGGCACCATCGAGCTGGATTGGGGCCAGGTTGACGCCCAGGTGCTGCTCAAGTCCGACGGTTTGCCCACCTATCATCTGGCAAACGTGGTGGATGATCACCTGATGGGTATCACCCATGTGTTGCGCGGTGAGGAGTGGATTAACTCGGCACCCAAACATAAGTTGCTGTACGAGTATTTCGGGTGGGACATGCCGGTGCTGTGTCACCTGCCGCTGCTGCGCAACCCCGATAAATCCAAGCTCAGCAAGCGCAAAAACCCCACGTCTATCCTCTACTACAAGGATATGGGCTATTTGCCCGAAGGCCTGCTGAATTATCTGGGCCGTATGGGCTGGTCGATGCCAGATGAAAGCGAAAAGTTCACCCTTGAGCAGATGATCGCCAACTTCGACATCATGCGGGTATCTTTGGGTGGCCCCATCTTCGACGTGGAAAAACTCGATTGGCTCAATGGCCTGTGGATCCGGGAGAACCTGTCTGAGGAGCAGCTGGCCGAGCGCCTGCACCACTGGGCCTTCAATAAAGAGCGCCTGATGCAGCTGTTGCCCTTCGCGCAGACCCGCATGAACAAACTGTCTGACTTTGCCCCGTTGATGGCGTTCATGGCCGCCGGCCAATTGCCCATCTCCCAGGCCAGCTTTGCCGACCTGAAAATGGAGGAGGACCAGCTTAAAGCCGTATTGCAGTTTGCTCTCTGGCGCCTGGAAGCCCTGCGGACCTGGGAGCGGGATGCCATTTTCAATGAGCTGAAGACCCTGGCCGGCCAGATGGACATCAAGGTAAAAGATTTCCTGGCCCCGCTGTTCATTGCCATAGCCGGTACCACGGCTTCATTCTCGGTCATGGACTCCATGACCCTGCTGGGCCCGGACATGTCCCGTGCCCGCATCCGCCACGCGCTCAACAGCGTGTTTGGTGAAATCGGTAAAAAGCAGGCCAAAAAGCTGGAAAAAGCCTACGAATTGCTCGGAAACTGA
- a CDS encoding ArsR/SmtB family transcription factor — MQLELAAKRLAELGHATRLEIFRLLVKGGHQGLPVGDIQTALNVPGSTLSHHLTRLVTVGLVVQRREGRTLYCVPQYPALDELIDFLQDECCANECAREARQTVD, encoded by the coding sequence ATGCAACTCGAACTCGCCGCCAAACGATTGGCAGAACTTGGCCACGCCACCCGATTGGAAATATTCCGCCTGCTGGTCAAGGGCGGTCATCAAGGCCTACCGGTTGGCGACATACAAACTGCCCTCAACGTGCCCGGCTCAACCCTGTCACACCACCTGACCCGCTTGGTAACAGTGGGATTAGTGGTTCAACGGCGCGAAGGCCGGACCCTGTATTGCGTACCACAGTATCCGGCTTTGGATGAACTCATTGATTTTTTACAGGACGAATGCTGCGCGAATGAATGTGCGAGAGAGGCTCGGCAGACAGTTGATTAA
- a CDS encoding dicarboxylate/amino acid:cation symporter has translation MVKVKAALGNVGVQVVIAMVLGTLVGAMMGPSAAVFAPLGDLFINLIKMLVVPLIAIAIIAGAANLGGSSAAGKLGAATFAFFLGTSALAVALALVAGELFQPGHGVDLSSARHLFSNEYADKGGVPGAVETVLGMIPTNIFQSLNDANILQIMVFCLFLGIALSRQPDAQRQPLMQGMDTIVNAFIWMINVVMWLAPLGVFGLMADAVGTFGFAMLNLVMNLFLVYVFAILVFGFVVYPLLVKLFSSQSALEFLSKMKKPQAVALSTSSSMATLPVTMEVVEEELGVSKPTAAFVLPLGATINMSGNAIYYGLVAVFFAQVFNVDLGLPAYLAIIFTSTLGAIGQAGVPGPSFLVVAVLLAAGIPIEGLPLLFALDRIFDMIRTALNITGDAACAVIVDRLAKPTE, from the coding sequence ATGGTAAAGGTTAAAGCTGCCCTCGGTAACGTGGGTGTTCAGGTGGTTATCGCCATGGTGTTGGGCACATTGGTGGGTGCCATGATGGGGCCGTCTGCCGCGGTATTTGCACCGCTGGGTGACCTGTTTATTAATCTGATCAAAATGCTGGTGGTGCCGCTCATTGCCATCGCCATCATTGCAGGTGCGGCCAATTTGGGTGGTTCCTCGGCTGCCGGTAAGTTGGGTGCGGCGACCTTTGCATTCTTTCTTGGGACGTCGGCGTTGGCGGTTGCTTTGGCATTGGTGGCCGGTGAATTGTTCCAGCCCGGACACGGTGTGGATTTGTCCTCTGCACGTCACCTGTTCTCCAATGAATATGCGGATAAAGGTGGGGTTCCAGGTGCCGTTGAAACGGTACTGGGTATGATTCCCACCAATATTTTTCAATCCCTGAATGACGCCAATATCCTGCAAATCATGGTGTTTTGTCTGTTTTTGGGTATCGCTTTATCGCGACAGCCGGATGCACAGCGCCAGCCTCTGATGCAGGGTATGGACACTATTGTGAATGCCTTTATCTGGATGATTAACGTCGTTATGTGGTTGGCGCCCCTCGGCGTATTTGGCCTGATGGCAGACGCCGTCGGCACCTTTGGGTTTGCCATGCTGAATCTGGTGATGAATTTATTCCTGGTTTACGTGTTTGCCATTTTGGTGTTCGGTTTTGTGGTGTATCCATTACTGGTGAAGCTGTTTTCCAGTCAGTCTGCGCTCGAATTTTTATCCAAAATGAAGAAGCCACAGGCTGTCGCACTTTCAACATCTTCAAGCATGGCCACACTGCCGGTAACCATGGAGGTTGTCGAAGAAGAATTGGGTGTGTCCAAGCCAACGGCCGCATTTGTATTGCCGTTGGGCGCGACCATCAATATGAGCGGTAACGCGATTTACTATGGCCTGGTGGCGGTCTTTTTTGCTCAGGTGTTCAATGTGGACCTGGGTTTACCCGCCTACCTGGCAATCATTTTTACGTCTACGCTTGGCGCGATTGGTCAGGCCGGTGTGCCAGGGCCTTCATTTCTCGTGGTGGCGGTATTACTGGCAGCGGGTATTCCCATTGAAGGTCTTCCGTTATTGTTCGCGCTGGATCGGATATTCGACATGATACGAACGGCGTTGAATATCACGGGTGATGCTGCATGCGCCGTGATTGTAGATCGGTTGGCCAAGCCGACAGAGTAG
- a CDS encoding phosphate ABC transporter substrate-binding protein: MKALFSKKLASRLLAIAAVLMSCAAWSGVAVVVHPGNTNSMSEDDISRIFLGKKKAFPDGSDAIPVDQADGSANRSAFVSTVLKKNDQQIKAYWAQLLFTGKGTPPKEVGSSADVKKLIAQNPSLIGYIDTADVDSSVKVVFQF, translated from the coding sequence ATGAAAGCGTTATTCTCTAAGAAACTCGCCTCCCGCCTGCTGGCAATTGCTGCTGTTCTGATGAGCTGTGCAGCATGGTCCGGCGTTGCCGTGGTGGTTCACCCCGGCAACACCAACAGCATGAGCGAAGACGACATTTCGCGCATTTTCCTGGGTAAGAAAAAGGCCTTCCCCGACGGCTCCGACGCCATCCCGGTGGACCAGGCCGATGGCTCCGCTAATCGCAGCGCCTTCGTATCCACGGTACTGAAAAAGAACGATCAGCAGATCAAAGCCTACTGGGCACAGCTGCTATTCACAGGTAAAGGCACACCTCCGAAGGAAGTGGGTTCCAGCGCCGATGTGAAAAAGCTGATTGCACAAAACCCTTCACTGATTGGCTACATCGACACCGCCGATGTGGATTCAAGCGTAAAGGTTGTGTTCCAGTTCTGA